A stretch of the Acidobacteriota bacterium genome encodes the following:
- a CDS encoding AAA family ATPase, translating into MIKKLIVENFRSIKNVEIDLGLMNAFIGPNNAGKSNIMKALNLVLGEIYPSVRSFDEKDFYNYDKSNPIKIEVRFDSPLTCNPRVYGFQLTFDGKDCEYFAIDANGNVLTYPIYGREIRVSNEMKDEVALMYLGLDRQASQQIRATQWTLYGKLLRHIEKRIDDSKKENFKRGIETSYNSNIYPDLQQMEDILKDHVKQQTGLDLHLRLSILDPIETIKNLRPYLQEDPLSKEFDAEDMGAGTQSALAVAIARAYAEIVRQPLLMAIEEPELYLHPHGCRHFYKLLKGLSETSVQIIYATHERSFVDISNFKSIHLVRKESNETKVYSGIGKQVSSEEEIKMASKFDEDVNEVFFANDVVLVEGPDDKIACRLALEKLGMELDKESVSIMECGSNTAIKPISEILKLFNISTYALIDEDPSNQKTAKIIEELRRFLDSDRVLLQSPNLEGIFGLGKKLSKAEALAFFSDWFNGNSPPDVYKLLKQKIEEG; encoded by the coding sequence GTGATAAAGAAGCTAATCGTCGAAAACTTCCGTTCTATTAAAAATGTAGAGATTGATCTAGGCCTAATGAATGCCTTTATTGGTCCAAATAATGCTGGAAAGTCAAACATTATGAAAGCGTTAAATTTAGTTCTTGGGGAGATTTATCCATCTGTGCGTTCCTTTGACGAAAAAGACTTCTATAATTACGATAAATCAAATCCAATTAAAATAGAAGTCAGATTTGACTCACCATTGACCTGCAATCCTCGTGTTTACGGATTTCAGTTGACTTTTGACGGTAAGGACTGTGAGTATTTCGCAATTGATGCCAACGGCAATGTACTTACCTACCCCATATATGGGCGAGAGATCCGAGTTTCTAACGAGATGAAAGATGAAGTTGCTTTAATGTACTTAGGGCTTGATCGTCAGGCATCGCAGCAAATCAGAGCGACTCAATGGACATTGTATGGCAAATTATTAAGGCACATCGAAAAACGAATAGACGATTCAAAAAAAGAAAATTTCAAAAGAGGCATCGAAACTTCTTATAATTCTAACATCTATCCTGACTTGCAACAGATGGAAGACATTCTAAAGGATCATGTTAAGCAACAAACAGGTTTGGATTTGCATCTGCGTCTGTCAATTCTAGACCCGATAGAAACCATTAAGAACCTCAGACCTTATCTACAGGAAGATCCATTGTCAAAGGAATTTGATGCTGAGGATATGGGGGCTGGGACCCAAAGTGCTTTAGCGGTTGCAATTGCCCGTGCATATGCAGAAATCGTCAGACAGCCCCTTTTAATGGCAATTGAGGAGCCTGAACTCTATCTGCATCCCCATGGATGCCGCCATTTTTACAAACTTCTTAAGGGACTATCCGAAACCAGTGTCCAAATTATATACGCCACCCACGAAAGGTCTTTTGTAGATATATCTAACTTTAAAAGTATTCATTTAGTTAGAAAAGAATCCAACGAAACAAAGGTTTATTCAGGGATAGGAAAGCAAGTATCGTCTGAAGAAGAAATCAAAATGGCTTCAAAATTTGACGAGGATGTAAACGAGGTATTCTTTGCTAATGATGTGGTTTTGGTTGAGGGACCCGACGATAAGATTGCTTGTCGGTTGGCTCTTGAAAAACTTGGAATGGAACTGGATAAAGAAAGCGTTTCTATAATGGAATGTGGTAGCAATACGGCGATTAAGCCAATCAGTGAAATACTAAAATTGTTTAATATCTCGACTTATGCATTAATTGATGAAGACCCATCAAATCAAAAAACAGCCAAAATAATAGAGGAATTGAGAAGGTTTTTAGATAGCGATAGGGTTCTACTTCAATCTCCTAATCTCGAAGGCATATTTGGGCTAGGTAAGAAACTGAGTAAAGCGGAAGCTCTTGCATTTTTCTCGGATTGGTTTAATGGGAATAGTCCCCCTGATGTTTATAAGCTACTAAAACAGAAAATTGAAGAGGGTTAA
- a CDS encoding N-6 DNA methylase, with amino-acid sequence MLRNWWIPCSGTSSHERKSKTADDIETLKTRTFYGREKENLIYPIALANLLLHDIDEPHIWHGNTLTGLEVYGGLFQGAPALFDMVLTNPPFGGKEGKDAQTRFAYKTSSTQVLFLQHVIDSLKPGGRCGIVMDEGVLFRTNENAFVQIKRKLLNECNVFCIISLPPKVFVNAGEASKTNLLFFTKGQPTKEVWYYDLSDLNITKKQPLTLQHFEGFFKLLPERGTSERSWRVSIEEIEAKNYDLKAVNPNRKEKEDRRSLQELLSIIESQATEIEKIMKILRSKGI; translated from the coding sequence ATGCTGCGGAACTGGTGGATTCCTTGCTCAGGCACATCTTCACATGAAAGAAAAAGTAAAACCGCTGATGATATTGAAACCCTTAAAACCAGAACATTCTATGGCCGGGAGAAAGAAAATCTCATCTATCCCATTGCCCTTGCAAATCTCCTTCTTCACGATATTGACGAACCTCACATCTGGCATGGAAACACCCTTACTGGGCTCGAAGTTTACGGAGGGCTCTTTCAGGGAGCACCTGCGCTTTTTGATATGGTCCTTACCAATCCTCCTTTTGGCGGCAAGGAAGGAAAAGATGCCCAGACTCGATTTGCCTATAAGACCAGCTCAACCCAGGTGCTATTTCTCCAGCATGTGATTGATAGTTTAAAGCCAGGGGGTCGATGCGGCATTGTCATGGATGAAGGAGTTCTATTCAGAACAAATGAGAATGCCTTTGTCCAGATCAAAAGAAAATTGCTTAATGAGTGTAATGTCTTCTGCATCATAAGTCTTCCACCAAAGGTTTTTGTAAATGCAGGTGAAGCAAGCAAAACCAATCTCTTATTTTTTACAAAAGGACAACCCACAAAAGAAGTCTGGTATTACGATCTATCAGACCTCAATATAACCAAAAAGCAACCACTCACACTTCAACATTTTGAAGGATTTTTCAAACTGCTTCCAGAAAGAGGAACGAGCGAACGCTCCTGGCGAGTATCAATAGAAGAAATAGAGGCAAAAAATTACGACCTCAAGGCGGTCAATCCAAATCGGAAAGAGAAAGAAGACAGGAGAAGCCTCCAGGAACTACTTTCTATCATAGAATCTCAAGCGACAGAAATTGAAAAAATTATGAAGATATTAAGGAGTAAAGGAATATGA
- a CDS encoding restriction endonuclease subunit S: MSRKINSELKTLNSEPPSGWRWMKLGEVCKINPSRPRSFYRSPNAPTSFVPMVAVDEKTGTISKPEIVPYSKVAKGYTYFEENDVLFAKITPRMQNGKHVIARNLIDGIGFGTTEFHVLRPNEEVLPEWVHFYIRQPSFLQEATGYFTGAVGQQRVPEEFLANYIIPLPTKEEQEHIAAKIQELMHEVEHARTACEKQLEAAKALPAAYLREVFESEEAKKWERKRLGEVLSANPQYGLTATAVDIVKDYIYLRITDITEEGKIKGQDLKYIESDKKTFEKYKVSAGDILIARSGSVGRVYLVKESDLPRPAVFASYLIRFRLKPDYVLPEYFFYFALSEQYKSFISEQIKTVAQPNINAKQYQILEIPLPPIETQQRIAIDLKEKLAQVEKLQSAISNQKSALDALPQAILRKAFRGEL, translated from the coding sequence ATGAGCCGAAAAATTAACTCCGAACTCAAAACCCTGAACTCTGAACCCCCCTCAGGCTGGCGATGGATGAAGTTGGGGGAGGTGTGTAAGATCAATCCTTCTCGTCCCAGGAGTTTCTATCGTTCTCCTAATGCTCCGACCTCATTTGTCCCAATGGTTGCTGTGGATGAGAAAACGGGAACTATATCCAAACCAGAGATTGTTCCATATTCAAAGGTTGCCAAAGGATATACTTATTTTGAGGAAAATGACGTTCTCTTTGCTAAGATTACACCACGTATGCAGAACGGAAAGCATGTTATTGCAAGAAATCTGATTGATGGGATAGGCTTCGGAACAACTGAATTTCACGTTTTGCGTCCCAATGAAGAAGTGTTGCCAGAGTGGGTTCATTTCTATATTCGACAGCCTTCATTCTTACAAGAAGCAACAGGATATTTCACAGGTGCAGTAGGTCAACAAAGAGTACCCGAAGAGTTTTTGGCAAACTACATTATCCCTCTACCAACAAAAGAGGAGCAAGAACACATCGCTGCAAAAATTCAAGAACTGATGCATGAGGTGGAGCATGCCCGAACTGCCTGCGAAAAGCAACTTGAGGCAGCCAAAGCCCTCCCCGCCGCATATCTGCGAGAGGTCTTCGAAAGCGAAGAGGCAAAGAAGTGGGAGAGAAAGAGGCTGGGTGAAGTACTTTCAGCTAATCCCCAATACGGCTTAACAGCAACAGCAGTAGATATTGTAAAAGATTATATTTATCTTCGCATTACCGATATTACAGAGGAAGGGAAAATTAAAGGTCAAGATTTAAAGTACATTGAGTCAGATAAAAAAACTTTTGAAAAATATAAAGTTTCTGCCGGCGACATTTTAATTGCAAGAAGTGGTTCTGTAGGGCGTGTTTATTTAGTTAAAGAATCTGACTTGCCAAGACCAGCGGTTTTTGCCTCTTATCTAATTAGATTCAGACTCAAGCCCGATTATGTTTTGCCTGAATATTTCTTTTATTTTGCGTTAAGTGAGCAATATAAAAGTTTTATTTCGGAACAAATTAAAACAGTAGCTCAACCAAATATAAATGCTAAACAATACCAGATATTAGAGATTCCCTTGCCACCTATAGAGACCCAGCAGCGCATCGCCATTGACCTCAAAGAAAAATTAGCACAGGTTGAAAAACTACAATCTGCAATCTCGAATCAAAAATCCGCACTGGATGCCTTGCCTCAAGCAATCTTAAGAAAGGCGTTTAGGGGGGAGTTGTGA
- a CDS encoding ATP-binding protein: MKIYPRKLTQTLTKEVNSPRIVISTGMRQVGKTTLMRQIFNNIKSPHKIFLDLENPLNQKVFEEVNFDNIIPNLEQFGFSLGKKSFLFLDEVQVAPGIVKAIKYLYDHYQIKFFLTGSSSFYLKNLFPESLAGRKVIYELFPLDFEEFLIFKEEKKKPSDGFSIKAENKNRVSYELYKKYFSEYLEYGGFPAVVLEKDRTRKKQVLEDIFKSYFEKDVKSLADFRELGKLRDLILLLTNRISSKIEISKIASEIGVSRETVYSYLNFLEKTYFISLISPFSRNINGEVRGAKKVYFCDNGLLSYLGRVSEGTLFENAVFQNLKKYGGLNYYERYRGPEVDFILNKKTAFEIKIKGDPQDLKRLKRISEGLKIKECYLIVKDYSELPRTILAQDL, encoded by the coding sequence ATGAAAATATATCCCCGTAAGTTAACCCAAACCTTAACAAAAGAAGTGAACTCACCGAGGATTGTAATCTCAACAGGGATGCGGCAGGTGGGAAAGACTACCCTTATGCGTCAAATTTTTAATAATATTAAAAGCCCTCATAAGATTTTTCTGGATTTAGAAAATCCTTTAAACCAGAAGGTATTTGAAGAAGTAAATTTTGACAATATTATTCCCAACTTGGAACAGTTCGGATTTTCTTTGGGTAAAAAATCCTTTTTATTTTTAGATGAGGTACAGGTTGCCCCGGGGATTGTAAAAGCCATTAAATATCTTTATGACCATTATCAAATTAAATTCTTCCTGACTGGCTCAAGCAGTTTCTATCTAAAAAACCTCTTTCCTGAATCTCTGGCAGGCAGAAAGGTTATATATGAACTCTTTCCTTTGGATTTTGAGGAGTTCTTGATATTTAAGGAAGAAAAGAAAAAACCATCCGATGGATTCTCAATTAAGGCAGAGAATAAAAACAGGGTTTCCTATGAACTTTATAAGAAATACTTCAGTGAATATTTAGAATACGGTGGTTTTCCAGCAGTAGTCTTAGAGAAGGATAGAACAAGAAAAAAACAGGTTTTAGAGGATATCTTTAAATCCTATTTTGAAAAGGACGTGAAAAGTTTGGCGGATTTTAGGGAATTAGGCAAACTCAGGGATTTAATCCTGCTTCTGACTAATCGCATAAGTTCAAAGATCGAGATTAGCAAAATTGCCTCTGAGATAGGGGTATCACGTGAGACGGTCTATTCTTATCTGAATTTTTTAGAAAAGACTTACTTTATATCTCTGATCAGTCCTTTTTCTCGGAATATCAATGGAGAGGTCAGGGGAGCAAAAAAGGTCTATTTCTGCGATAATGGGCTCCTGAGTTACTTAGGTAGGGTTTCGGAGGGAACACTTTTTGAAAATGCTGTTTTCCAAAATCTTAAAAAATATGGCGGCTTAAATTATTATGAAAGGTACAGAGGTCCTGAGGTTGATTTTATTCTAAATAAAAAAACTGCTTTTGAAATAAAGATTAAAGGCGATCCCCAGGATTTGAAAAGACTAAAAAGAATATCCGAAGGTTTAAAAATAAAAGAGTGCTATTTAATTGTAAAAGACTATAGTGAACTTCCAAGAACAATTTTAGCTCAGGATCTGTAG
- a CDS encoding sugar-binding domain-containing protein, which translates to MEKFNKKLFLLFFILAGILLSNSIPRSEYPRPEMVREEWLNLNGWWDFAFDFSNTGEEKGFPQGKGFDRKILVPFAPESELSGVGFLDFVNAVWYRRIISIPEKWKGKRILLHFEAVDYKTTVWINGKRVGEHEGGYTPFSFDVTEFLKPSENFLIVKAFDDLRKGLQPCGKQSSRLDSYSCFYSRTTGIWQTVWLEPVNDFYIEKYKVYPEVENGEVSIFVYMNTAPEDGELCLNATFNGKRKFYSWKKAKKVTLFNIKIKDPKLWSIHQPDLYDMEISYSRGNRTIDRITGYFGLRKIEVRGNKIYFNGKPLFLRMVLDQGFYPDGIYTAPSDEALKKDIEISKDLGFDGARLHQKVFERRFLYWADKLGYIVWGEFADWGLDFSKPESYMIFTKQWGEAIERDFNHPSIIGWCPLNEQWGNPFPGVVENIFKFTKLLDSTRLIIDSSGGFHHVSPDVFDSHNYEQNPEKFKNGFEGLLQSPPKVFIWGGEERNAPYEGQPFFVSEYGGIWWNPNQKDEKAWGYGERPKSEEEFIDRYKKLTEALLLNPAIAGFCYTQLYDIEQEVNGLYTFDRKPKFNSEIFRKINQQKAAIED; encoded by the coding sequence ATGGAAAAGTTTAATAAGAAGTTATTTCTATTATTTTTCATCCTAGCTGGAATATTATTGTCTAATTCAATACCAAGGTCTGAATATCCAAGACCTGAAATGGTAAGGGAGGAATGGTTGAACCTAAACGGATGGTGGGATTTTGCCTTTGATTTTTCAAATACTGGCGAAGAGAAAGGCTTTCCCCAAGGAAAAGGCTTTGATAGAAAAATTTTAGTTCCATTTGCTCCTGAAAGCGAGCTCTCTGGAGTTGGTTTTCTGGATTTTGTAAATGCTGTATGGTACAGGAGGATAATTTCAATACCAGAAAAATGGAAAGGGAAAAGAATTCTCCTCCATTTTGAAGCTGTTGATTATAAAACCACAGTATGGATAAATGGAAAAAGAGTTGGAGAGCATGAAGGAGGTTATACTCCTTTTTCCTTTGATGTAACTGAATTTCTTAAACCCAGTGAAAACTTTCTTATTGTAAAAGCTTTTGATGATTTAAGGAAAGGACTTCAGCCTTGTGGGAAACAATCCAGCCGATTGGATTCATATAGCTGTTTCTATAGCCGCACAACCGGCATATGGCAGACTGTTTGGTTGGAACCCGTTAATGATTTTTACATAGAAAAATACAAAGTTTATCCAGAAGTAGAAAATGGAGAGGTAAGCATTTTTGTTTATATGAACACGGCTCCTGAGGACGGAGAGCTTTGCCTGAACGCAACCTTTAATGGAAAGAGAAAATTTTATTCATGGAAAAAAGCAAAAAAGGTTACTCTTTTTAACATAAAAATCAAAGACCCAAAACTATGGTCGATCCATCAACCAGACCTTTATGACATGGAAATAAGTTACAGCAGAGGAAACCGAACAATTGACAGAATTACAGGCTATTTTGGGTTAAGAAAAATAGAAGTAAGAGGAAATAAGATTTATTTTAACGGCAAACCTTTGTTTTTACGAATGGTTCTCGATCAGGGTTTTTATCCTGATGGAATCTATACAGCTCCTTCAGATGAAGCATTAAAAAAAGACATAGAGATTTCAAAAGACCTGGGTTTTGATGGAGCTCGTCTTCATCAGAAAGTTTTTGAGAGAAGGTTTCTGTACTGGGCTGATAAACTGGGATATATTGTCTGGGGTGAATTTGCTGATTGGGGGCTCGATTTTTCAAAGCCTGAATCTTACATGATATTTACAAAACAATGGGGAGAAGCTATAGAAAGAGATTTTAACCATCCTTCGATAATTGGCTGGTGTCCTTTAAATGAACAATGGGGAAATCCATTTCCAGGAGTGGTGGAAAACATATTCAAGTTTACAAAGCTTCTTGATTCTACTCGGCTTATTATAGATTCATCAGGTGGCTTCCATCATGTTTCACCGGATGTATTTGATTCTCACAATTACGAACAGAATCCAGAGAAATTCAAAAATGGCTTCGAGGGTTTACTTCAATCACCTCCAAAGGTTTTTATTTGGGGAGGAGAGGAAAGAAACGCTCCCTATGAAGGACAACCATTCTTTGTGAGCGAGTATGGAGGAATCTGGTGGAATCCCAATCAAAAAGATGAAAAAGCCTGGGGATATGGAGAAAGGCCTAAAAGTGAAGAGGAATTTATCGATAGATATAAAAAACTCACAGAAGCCCTCCTTTTAAACCCAGCCATTGCAGGCTTCTGCTATACTCAGCTATATGACATTGAACAGGAAGTAAACGGGCTTTATACATTTGACCGTAAACCAAAATTTAACTCCGAGATTTTCAGAAAAATTAACCAGCAGAAAGCTGCCATTGAGGACTAA
- a CDS encoding DUF5009 domain-containing protein, with amino-acid sequence MEKLKKRLFSLDVFRGITIAGMILVNNPGSWKYIYPPLKHADWNGWTPTDLIFPFFLFIVGVSIAYSLSLRIERGDKKNKIFLKILTRTLILFFLGLFLHAFPNFNLSELRIPGVLQRIAICYLFASVIFLMMDKKGLILTTFGLLIIYWVLMKIVPVPGIGAGVLIPEGNLAAYIDNLVFHGHRLYRGTWDPEGILSTLPAIGTVLFGVLTGIWLSSSISSLNKTVGMLAGGSLGIILGYIMNIWFPINKNLWTSSYVVLTAGLALVFLALIYWLCDVKGVRFWAKPSIVFGMNSIAVYFLSGILSRLLSIIKITLQDSTKISIHNWIYRNFFASWAGPFNGSLFFALSYVFFWLGIMTIFYRRKIFIKI; translated from the coding sequence ATGGAAAAACTAAAAAAGAGGCTGTTTTCCCTCGATGTATTCCGAGGAATTACAATTGCAGGAATGATTCTGGTTAATAATCCGGGAAGCTGGAAGTATATTTACCCGCCTCTTAAACATGCTGATTGGAATGGATGGACTCCCACAGATCTGATATTTCCTTTCTTTCTATTCATAGTAGGAGTTTCAATTGCATATTCTCTATCTTTAAGAATCGAACGAGGAGATAAAAAAAATAAGATATTTTTAAAAATTTTAACACGCACTCTAATTTTGTTCTTCCTCGGGCTTTTCCTTCATGCATTTCCCAATTTCAACCTCTCAGAACTTCGCATTCCAGGTGTCCTACAGAGAATCGCCATCTGTTATCTTTTTGCATCAGTTATATTTCTGATGATGGATAAAAAAGGCCTTATTCTTACAACTTTTGGATTATTAATTATATACTGGGTACTGATGAAAATAGTTCCAGTTCCAGGGATCGGTGCAGGTGTTCTTATTCCTGAAGGTAACTTAGCTGCCTACATAGATAATTTGGTTTTTCATGGTCATCGATTATACAGAGGAACATGGGATCCAGAAGGAATTTTAAGCACGCTTCCAGCCATAGGGACAGTACTCTTCGGTGTGTTGACAGGAATCTGGCTCAGTTCATCGATTAGTTCTTTGAATAAAACTGTTGGAATGCTCGCTGGAGGAAGCCTCGGTATTATTCTTGGATACATTATGAATATCTGGTTTCCCATCAACAAAAATCTCTGGACAAGCTCCTATGTGGTTTTGACAGCAGGCTTGGCTCTGGTTTTTCTTGCGTTAATCTACTGGCTTTGCGATGTAAAAGGTGTAAGATTCTGGGCAAAGCCATCCATTGTTTTTGGAATGAATTCCATAGCTGTTTATTTCCTCTCTGGAATATTATCACGTTTGCTGAGTATTATAAAGATAACCCTTCAAGATAGTACAAAAATTTCAATACATAACTGGATTTATAGAAATTTTTTTGCTTCATGGGCTGGACCTTTTAATGGCTCGCTCTTTTTTGCTTTAAGTTATGTCTTTTTCTGGCTGGGTATTATGACAATATTCTACAGAAGAAAAATTTTCATAAAAATATAA
- a CDS encoding pitrilysin family protein, translating into MKARKTFLFLTLILILVSFSLAQKDPKILKFPDMEFKPLKPGFMHIKKGVDFYFKEDHEVPVINVYIILKSGRLHDPKGKDGLASLTMRLMKSGGTKNLTPEKLEERLDFLGSSISVFAGAEYSWVTLWTLKKNFDESWKILTDILFNPLFDKERLDVEKKKELEDIRRRWDRPMSVGFLLFQDLIYGRDFPDVRRTTTQSIESISSDDVKAFYNENIKDKEIIVAFAGDFDAKRISFLIKKDFKDWKGVSPSKLDLPKAKLAAKPGLYLINKEDMTQGVICMGHLGINRLDSDNVEINVLNFILGTGAFSSRLMREVRSNRGLAYATYGYVGSGRDLGPFFNFCQTKNQSVGEAISLMREIMEDMTKNPVTSEEIETAKKSEQNSFVHRFDSASAILLESVLLKSQGYPENYLETYIPRIRKVNDRKVLEMAKRTIHPDNLVILVVGKKNEIIDQLKLLNLGEIKELPLPKE; encoded by the coding sequence ATGAAAGCAAGAAAAACCTTTTTATTTCTTACATTAATCCTTATATTAGTGTCTTTCTCCCTTGCCCAGAAAGACCCTAAGATCCTTAAGTTTCCGGATATGGAGTTCAAGCCCTTAAAGCCAGGTTTTATGCATATCAAGAAAGGCGTTGATTTTTACTTCAAAGAGGACCATGAGGTACCTGTAATAAATGTCTATATAATCCTCAAGTCTGGAAGACTCCACGATCCAAAAGGGAAGGATGGATTGGCTTCCCTTACCATGAGGTTGATGAAGAGTGGTGGAACAAAGAATCTAACACCAGAGAAGTTGGAGGAGAGACTTGACTTCCTTGGCTCCTCCATATCAGTCTTTGCAGGAGCCGAGTATTCTTGGGTAACCCTCTGGACATTAAAGAAGAATTTTGATGAGTCATGGAAGATCCTAACAGATATCCTTTTTAATCCGCTCTTCGATAAAGAAAGACTTGATGTGGAGAAAAAGAAAGAGCTTGAGGATATAAGGAGAAGATGGGATAGACCAATGTCGGTAGGCTTTCTCCTTTTTCAGGATCTCATATATGGTAGAGATTTTCCTGATGTTCGAAGAACAACAACCCAAAGTATTGAATCTATCTCAAGTGATGATGTTAAAGCCTTTTATAATGAGAATATAAAAGATAAAGAGATAATAGTTGCCTTTGCTGGAGATTTCGATGCTAAAAGAATCTCATTCCTTATAAAAAAGGATTTTAAAGACTGGAAGGGGGTATCCCCTTCTAAGTTGGATCTACCAAAGGCAAAACTTGCAGCTAAACCAGGGCTTTATCTGATCAATAAGGAGGATATGACGCAGGGTGTTATATGTATGGGACATCTCGGGATAAATCGGCTTGATTCAGATAATGTGGAAATCAATGTTTTAAACTTTATCCTTGGAACAGGTGCATTCAGCTCAAGACTTATGAGGGAGGTAAGATCCAATAGAGGATTGGCATACGCCACATATGGGTATGTGGGCTCAGGAAGAGACCTCGGCCCATTCTTCAATTTCTGCCAGACAAAGAATCAATCAGTGGGGGAGGCTATCTCCTTGATGAGGGAGATTATGGAGGATATGACAAAGAATCCAGTTACCTCTGAGGAAATAGAGACAGCAAAGAAATCTGAGCAGAACTCCTTTGTCCACAGATTCGATTCTGCATCAGCAATTCTTCTCGAATCTGTTCTTCTTAAGTCTCAGGGTTATCCAGAAAATTATCTTGAAACCTATATCCCCAGGATAAGAAAGGTTAATGATAGGAAAGTTCTGGAGATGGCAAAAAGAACAATCCATCCTGATAATTTAGTGATTCTTGTGGTTGGAAAGAAAAACGAGATCATCGATCAGCTCAAATTATTAAATTTAGGAGAGATCAAAGAGTTACCTCTGCCAAAGGAGTGA
- a CDS encoding pitrilysin family protein: protein MKFFIYERHPVPTFAGMIMVKVGSVDERKGETGLAHFFEHMAFKGTPIIGARDYEKEKPILEEMDKVGEELSEEYARGKGADQKKMESLREKLRKLQEEHRKYVTKDEMWQIYSENGGRFLNASTGNDTTQYFVMLPSNRLELWFLMESERFKYPALREFYSERDVVAEERRMWEDNDPDGLLWGEFFNVAYILHPYRHPVVGYMEDIQTFTKPKALNFYRTFYIPHNMMAAIVGDVKFDEVKRLAEKYFGDIPKGIEPPRPEFLEPKQRGERRVIVKFDAEPRLRIGYHIPSYAEKDNVILGLISLILSRGDSSRLVRDLITNKKLALRIFSYANDPGVRYPSLFGIYGLPRHPHTPEELEKAIYEHIEKLKTEPVPKEEIEKAINQAEASLYRGLTSNIFVAIRLLWGALLFGGVDAEFKRVEEMKKVTPEEIMDVAKRIFSESNRTVGVLHRKEKGGEK from the coding sequence ATGAAATTTTTTATCTACGAGAGGCATCCAGTTCCGACCTTTGCAGGTATGATAATGGTGAAGGTCGGGAGTGTGGATGAGAGGAAAGGAGAGACAGGGCTTGCTCACTTCTTCGAACATATGGCATTCAAGGGAACTCCCATAATTGGAGCAAGGGACTACGAGAAAGAGAAGCCAATACTGGAAGAGATGGATAAGGTAGGAGAGGAACTTTCTGAGGAGTATGCCAGGGGAAAGGGTGCGGATCAAAAGAAGATGGAATCGCTCAGGGAAAAGCTAAGGAAGCTTCAGGAGGAGCACAGGAAATATGTGACGAAAGATGAGATGTGGCAGATATATTCTGAGAATGGTGGCAGATTCTTAAACGCCAGCACAGGGAATGATACAACACAGTATTTTGTCATGCTTCCTTCCAATCGCCTTGAGCTCTGGTTTCTCATGGAGTCGGAGAGATTCAAATATCCTGCTCTAAGGGAGTTCTATTCTGAAAGGGATGTGGTGGCTGAGGAGAGAAGAATGTGGGAGGATAATGACCCCGATGGCTTACTCTGGGGAGAATTCTTCAATGTTGCTTACATCCTTCACCCTTACCGTCATCCAGTAGTCGGATACATGGAGGATATTCAAACTTTTACAAAGCCAAAGGCTCTCAATTTTTACAGAACCTTTTATATACCCCACAACATGATGGCAGCCATTGTGGGAGATGTAAAATTTGATGAGGTGAAGAGACTTGCAGAGAAGTACTTTGGTGATATTCCAAAAGGAATAGAGCCTCCAAGACCAGAGTTTTTGGAGCCAAAGCAAAGGGGTGAAAGAAGAGTAATTGTTAAATTCGATGCAGAACCAAGACTTAGAATAGGATATCATATTCCTTCCTATGCTGAAAAAGACAATGTAATTCTGGGGCTCATAAGCCTGATTTTAAGCAGAGGTGATTCATCACGCCTTGTGAGAGACTTGATAACCAATAAGAAGCTTGCGCTTAGAATATTTTCCTATGCCAATGATCCCGGTGTAAGATATCCATCCCTGTTTGGAATCTATGGATTACCAAGGCATCCCCATACACCAGAGGAGCTGGAGAAAGCCATATATGAACATATTGAAAAACTGAAGACAGAGCCTGTCCCGAAGGAGGAGATAGAAAAGGCAATAAATCAGGCAGAGGCATCCCTTTATAGAGGGCTCACAAGCAATATCTTCGTTGCCATAAGGCTTCTGTGGGGCGCCCTTCTTTTTGGCGGTGTGGATGCAGAGTTTAAGAGAGTGGAGGAAATGAAGAAGGTAACTCCTGAGGAGATAATGGATGTGGCAAAAAGGATATTTTCCGAATCAAACCGAACTGTTGGAGTCCTTCATAGAAAGGAAAAGGGAGGTGAAAAATGA